Within the Cervus canadensis isolate Bull #8, Minnesota chromosome 17, ASM1932006v1, whole genome shotgun sequence genome, the region GGGGTTTGTTTGAAGCCAAGACAGATAATGCAGGCCTTGAAGCTGCCGGAGGAGCAGGTGTGGAAGGCTGGGAGAATGCCGTTGAATTTGTTCCCGGGCAACCCTACCGGGGCCGCATGGTCCCTTCTGTCTCCGAGGCTCCTCTGCAGAGCTCGGTGACTGAGAGTGGGCAGATTGTCTTGGGCATGGGGAGGCAACTTTGCCGCGATGCTATCGCGGGGCAGTGCTTTCGTGGGCAGGACTGTGTTTATCTCCATGGAGATATATGTGATATGTGTGGGCTGCCGGTCTTGCACCCCTTGGATGGTGCCCAGAGGGCAGACCATGTAAAGGCCTGCATTGAAGCACACGAAAAGAATATGGAGCTCTCGTTTGCCGTGCAGCGCAGTGCGGACAAAGTGTGTGGCATCTGCATGGAGGTTGTCTATGAGAAAGCCAACCGGAATGATTGCCGCTTTGGCATCCTCTCCAGCTGCAATCACACCTACTGTCTTAAGTGTATCCGCAGGTGGAGAAGTGCCAGACAATTTGGGAGCAGGGTTATCAAGTCCTGCCCTCAGTGCAGGGTCATGTCCACCTTTGTCATTCCCAGTGAGTACtgggtggaggaggaagaagagaagcagaaacttATTCAACAGTACTTGGAGGCTTTGAGTCGCAAGACCTGCAGGTATTTTGCTCGAGGCAGGGTCTGCCCATTTGGAGAGAACTGTTTTTACAAACATGTGTATCCTGAGGGCCAGGGCGAGGAGCCTCAGCGGCAGGGTGCTGAGGCGTCTGGTACTTGCCATTGGGAACCTTTGGAGCCTCTGCAGGTGGGAGAGGGCAACATGCCCTTTAAAAGCAGTAGAAAAGAGCTTGTCATGCTTTGGCTGGCCAATCTGTTGTGTAAGTGTTTTCACCAGGAGCTTATGTGCTCCCCTTCACAGAGGTCTGGTGGGACTTGCTTCA harbors:
- the MKRN3 gene encoding LOW QUALITY PROTEIN: probable E3 ubiquitin-protein ligase makorin-3 (The sequence of the model RefSeq protein was modified relative to this genomic sequence to represent the inferred CDS: inserted 1 base in 1 codon) → MEEPAAPKEPHEAAGASRGTEAAGEGTPRPTLPVRPVSRWSSAPGPTPFRPSRLRPAQASWGGAGPSWLQSRSTGSWTKQVVCRYYLHGLCKEGENCRYSHDLSGRQVAGEGPGSQPQASADSGPSTAAHMEPLPQQVAEAPPAASSRSLPVIGSAAERGLFEAKTDNAGLEAAGGAGVEGWENAVEFVPGQPYRGRMVPSVSEAPLQSSVTESGQIVLGMGRQLCRDAIAGQCFRGQDCVYLHGDICDMCGLPVLHPLDGAQRADHVKACIEAHEKNMELSFAVQRSADKVCGICMEVVYEKANRNDCRFGILSSCNHTYCLKCIRRWRSARQFGSRVIKSCPQCRVMSTFVIPSEYWVEEEEEKQKLIQQYLEALSRKTCRYFARGRVCPFGENCFYKHVYPEGQGEEPQRQGAEASGTCHWEPLEPLQVGEGNMPFKSSRKELVMLWLANLLCKCFHQXAYVLPFTEVWWDLLHCELEEYCTLNLWHSAVACCLVC